In Ascochyta rabiei chromosome 2, complete sequence, one genomic interval encodes:
- a CDS encoding Glyoxylate reductase, with product MSERAALLIGALAHTRKEWEEVAQVASKLHEYTKGDRADFIKRCKDGEFDGVFALYRSNDSNPLTGDFNEELLDVLPKSLKFVCHNGAGYNNIDVAACSKRGIQVSSTPIAVNDATADVAIFLMLGALRNINQSLQAVRQGKWRGNFALGHDPKNKTLGILGMGGIGSAVATRAKAFGMKIQYHNRRRLPPNEENGATYVTFEELLKTSDVLSLNLALNPKTKHIIGKPEFGQMKDGVIIVNTARGALIDEAALVDALKSGKVWTAGLDVFEEEPKIHPGLLECENAVLLPHVGTATFETQRDMELLVLENLTSAIKDEKLITQVPEQKDKANL from the exons ATGTCCGAGCgcgcagctcttctaatcGGCGCTCTCGCCCACACAAGGAAAGAATGGGAAGAAGTCGCACAGGTTGCGTCGAAACTGCATGAGTACACCAAGGGCGACCGTGCAGACTTCATCAAGAGATGCAAGGATGGTGAATTCGACGGTGTGTTTGCTCTCTACCGCAGCAATGATTCCAATCCTCTCACTGGAGATTTCAACGAGGAGCTTCTGGACGTGCTACCAAAGAGCTTGAAATTCGTCTGCCACAATGGCGCCGGTTACAACAACATCGATGtagcagcgtgcagcaagaGGGGCATTCAGGTGTCGAGCACACCGATCGCGGTTAACGATGCTACCGCCGACGTGGCAATCTTCTTGATGCTAGGTGCACTCCGCAACATCAACCAGTCGCTCCAGGCAGTAAGACAAG GCAAATGGCGCGGCAACTTCGCCCTCGGTCACGACCCTAAGAACAAAACACTCGGTATCTTGGGAATGGGCGGCATCGGTTCAGCGGTCGCAACCCGCGCGAAAGCATTCGGCATGAAGATTCAGTACCACAATCGCAGACGGCTGCCTCCCAACGAGGAGAATGGCGCGACCTACGTGACCTTCGAAGAGCTGCTGAAGACATCAGACGTTCTTAGCCTGAATCTAGCGCTCAACCCCAAGACGAAGCACATTATCGGCAAGCCGGAGTTTGGCCAGATGAAGGATGGCGTCATAATAGTGAACACTGCGCGAGGGGCTCTGATTGACGAGGCGGCGCTGGTGGACGCGTTGAAGAGCGGCAAGGTCTGGACAGCCGGGCTAGATGTTTTTGAAGAGGAGCCCAAGATCCACCCAGGGCTGCTGGAGTGTGAGAATGCAGTCCTGCTTCCGCATGTTGGAACAGCGACATTTGAGACACAG CGCGATATGGAGCTACTAGTGCTGGAGAATTTGACTTCGGCAATCAAGGATGAAAAGCTGATAACGCAAGTGCCGGAGCAGAAAGACAAGGCGAACTTGTGA